The following coding sequences are from one Pigmentibacter sp. JX0631 window:
- a CDS encoding MFS transporter, which produces MSIDHQYLTKEQIKVISLSSFGGMLEYFDFVIYGFYAHIIGEVFFNSSSLLVNQLQGFSIFALGYIARPIGGFIFSHIGDTQSRKKSFLFTIFLMACSTFFIGFLPTYSQIGILAPILLVGLRFVQGFAVGGELPASITYVFEHVPKQKRGFACGILYFGVIGGIVLASITSTLTFHFFPHAIILDWGWRIPFIFGGILGIVGLILRRNLVESSIFANIYLAKKTVKYPVWELFKNYKMNLLSGVFITAFSAIVTSLAFYIPSYLHAYYGYNESQVLFMNTLSVIIQCFSIIVMGKLSDYITRKTMATIATILFFFLTPFLFNLLGTNNGAILWSTSIFLGIISGCIVGCIASLLAELFPTNIRFSGISGSLNLATAFFAGPAPLIFDFSIKFSQNILLPGFIVSLFALIAFLFIRNMQPQLEKI; this is translated from the coding sequence ATGTCTATAGATCATCAATATTTAACCAAAGAACAAATTAAAGTAATAAGTTTATCCTCATTTGGTGGAATGTTAGAATACTTTGACTTTGTTATTTATGGTTTTTATGCACATATAATTGGAGAAGTTTTTTTTAACTCATCATCCCTTTTAGTAAATCAATTGCAAGGATTTAGTATATTTGCATTAGGTTACATAGCACGCCCCATTGGTGGTTTTATCTTTAGTCATATTGGAGATACGCAAAGCAGAAAAAAATCATTCCTCTTTACTATCTTTCTTATGGCCTGCTCGACATTTTTTATTGGTTTTCTTCCCACTTATTCACAGATTGGAATACTTGCACCTATATTATTAGTAGGTCTGCGTTTTGTCCAAGGCTTTGCAGTTGGAGGCGAGCTTCCTGCTTCAATTACTTATGTTTTTGAACATGTTCCAAAACAAAAAAGAGGTTTTGCCTGTGGAATTCTATATTTTGGAGTGATTGGAGGAATAGTATTAGCCTCAATTACATCAACTTTAACTTTTCATTTTTTTCCTCACGCCATCATTCTAGATTGGGGATGGAGAATACCATTTATATTTGGTGGAATATTGGGGATTGTTGGATTAATTTTACGGAGAAATTTAGTTGAATCATCTATTTTTGCAAATATTTATTTAGCAAAAAAAACTGTTAAATATCCAGTATGGGAATTATTTAAAAACTACAAAATGAATTTGCTTTCTGGAGTTTTTATTACTGCATTTTCCGCAATTGTTACTTCATTAGCATTTTATATCCCAAGTTACTTACATGCATACTATGGTTATAATGAATCACAAGTGCTATTTATGAATACCCTTTCTGTTATCATTCAATGTTTTTCTATTATTGTTATGGGAAAATTAAGCGACTATATCACAAGAAAAACAATGGCCACTATTGCTACTATTTTATTTTTCTTTTTAACACCATTTCTCTTCAATTTGTTAGGCACTAATAATGGAGCAATTTTGTGGAGTACAAGTATTTTTCTAGGTATTATTTCAGGCTGTATTGTAGGGTGCATTGCTTCTTTATTAGCAGAGTTGTTTCCTACCAATATCCGTTTTTCTGGAATTTCAGGTTCGTTAAATCTTGCCACTGCATTTTTTGCGGGACCAGCTCCACTCATTTTTGATTTTTCTATTAAATTTTCGCAAAATATTTTACTGCCTGGATTTATCGTCAGCCTTTTTGCTCTTATTGCTTTTTTATTTATTCGTAATATGCAACCACAGTTGGAGAAAATATGA
- a CDS encoding Do family serine endopeptidase yields MSVVNQEDKKVTRFMKARAKNLVVAGVSVAALFGVTCAGVLVFKPEAVNNITKSLTAQASNGYALPQATVQTANPDTAFLKSFKKVFSGIAKDSRPALVFIIAEKKVTVQQNEFPFPDDFFFPFMPPQFKGPKGQKDKRQSVETDGGSGFIVDLKSGYIITNNHVIEGADKITVTTYDNRKYKAKVVGTAKNLDISVLKLEDFKPSNELKQVSLANSDEVEVGDWAIALGAPFELPQTLTMGVVSAVQRSSDTLGITGANSFIQTDAAINPGNSGGPLVNLDGQVIGMNTAIYSKNGTSVGIGFAIPSNTIRLVAESIINNGKFKQVYLGVEMYDLNRFGTAAMKDMKVDPNTEGALVIRAVPKSPAAQAGLKPYDIIQSVNGKPVKSSIEIQRQIIFLKPGSEVKLGILREGKNIVLTAKVAELPNKQDINEANADDNSSDSKQERSMASAYGLMLSNKSSGSDKGVLITGVQNGSPAAQAGLKQGDLILKVNKQAVASVKEFEDILKKAKKSGENSPIFLLVARDDGSSLAVILPPNS; encoded by the coding sequence ATGTCGGTAGTTAACCAAGAAGACAAAAAGGTAACACGTTTTATGAAAGCTAGAGCAAAAAATTTAGTTGTTGCAGGGGTTTCCGTTGCAGCCTTATTTGGAGTCACTTGTGCAGGAGTACTGGTTTTCAAACCAGAAGCTGTTAATAACATTACTAAAAGCCTAACAGCCCAAGCTTCAAATGGGTATGCATTACCACAAGCTACTGTTCAAACAGCAAATCCTGATACGGCTTTTTTGAAATCCTTTAAGAAGGTATTTTCGGGTATTGCAAAGGATAGCAGACCAGCTTTGGTATTCATCATTGCTGAAAAAAAAGTAACAGTACAGCAAAATGAATTTCCATTTCCTGATGATTTCTTTTTTCCTTTTATGCCGCCTCAATTTAAAGGGCCAAAAGGCCAAAAAGATAAAAGACAATCTGTTGAAACAGATGGTGGTTCTGGATTTATCGTCGATTTAAAAAGCGGTTACATTATAACAAATAACCACGTCATTGAAGGCGCTGATAAAATTACAGTAACAACTTATGATAATAGAAAATACAAAGCTAAGGTTGTTGGAACAGCCAAAAATTTAGATATTTCTGTTCTAAAACTTGAAGATTTCAAACCATCAAATGAATTAAAACAAGTTAGTTTAGCAAATTCAGATGAAGTAGAAGTGGGCGACTGGGCGATAGCATTAGGAGCACCTTTTGAATTACCCCAAACTCTTACCATGGGTGTTGTCAGTGCCGTTCAAAGATCAAGTGATACCTTAGGAATCACTGGAGCAAATAGTTTCATCCAAACAGATGCGGCCATCAATCCAGGAAATTCAGGCGGTCCTCTTGTTAACTTAGATGGACAAGTCATTGGAATGAATACTGCTATTTATTCAAAAAATGGAACTAGCGTGGGTATTGGTTTTGCAATTCCTTCAAATACTATTCGTTTAGTTGCAGAATCAATTATTAATAATGGTAAATTTAAACAAGTTTACTTAGGTGTTGAAATGTATGACCTCAATCGTTTTGGTACAGCTGCCATGAAAGACATGAAAGTTGATCCAAATACTGAAGGGGCATTAGTTATCCGCGCCGTTCCAAAAAGTCCTGCAGCCCAAGCTGGTTTAAAACCATACGACATCATTCAAAGTGTAAATGGCAAACCAGTTAAATCTAGTATTGAAATTCAAAGACAAATTATCTTCTTAAAACCTGGTTCTGAAGTTAAATTAGGTATTTTAAGAGAAGGAAAAAACATTGTTTTAACAGCTAAAGTAGCAGAACTTCCAAATAAACAAGACATCAATGAAGCAAATGCTGATGATAATTCGAGTGATTCTAAACAAGAAAGATCCATGGCTTCAGCTTATGGGTTAATGCTCTCGAATAAATCTTCAGGATCTGATAAAGGTGTTTTGATTACTGGTGTGCAAAACGGCAGTCCTGCAGCACAAGCTGGCTTAAAACAAGGAGATCTTATCCTCAAAGTCAACAAACAAGCAGTAGCTTCCGTAAAAGAGTTTGAAGATATCTTGAAAAAAGCGAAAAAATCAGGTGAAAATTCTCCTATCTTTTTACTCGTTGCCAGAGATGACGGTTCAAGTTTAGCAGTCATCTTGCCACCAAACAGTTAA
- a CDS encoding type II toxin-antitoxin system RelE/ParE family toxin: MEIEVKAYCEDGKQDVLSEFLKSLKDKNDAKKIRKLIRMLQLQGRELGSPASKFLGEGVYELRDLSSGFRIYYTFIDNTLTVILIGGDKSTQKADIERAKTRRNKLLKEGIHDYTT, from the coding sequence GTGGAAATTGAAGTGAAAGCATATTGCGAGGACGGCAAACAAGATGTTTTATCTGAGTTTTTAAAAAGTTTGAAAGATAAAAACGATGCTAAAAAAATCAGAAAACTTATCAGAATGTTGCAGCTACAAGGAAGAGAACTCGGTTCTCCAGCCTCTAAATTTTTAGGGGAAGGGGTTTACGAACTTAGGGATTTAAGCAGTGGGTTTCGGATTTATTACACATTTATCGACAACACGTTAACGGTGATCTTAATTGGAGGTGATAAATCCACGCAAAAAGCAGATATCGAGAGAGCAAAAACTCGAAGGAATAAATTATTAAAGGAGGGCATTCATGACTATACGACTTAA
- a CDS encoding helix-turn-helix domain-containing protein has translation MKVKNFNDYLKTRLNDTEIAEIEAQAEREFQALKALQQGVAEAINAYMKKENIGFNDMVRKLDISPSKLSKIKKGKANLTLASIAHIAALLKQKPVFYFKNDIENDFQIYESKYHSKSSV, from the coding sequence ATGAAAGTAAAAAATTTTAATGATTATCTGAAAACAAGACTAAACGACACCGAAATTGCTGAAATTGAAGCTCAAGCAGAAAGAGAGTTTCAAGCATTAAAAGCATTACAACAAGGTGTTGCAGAGGCTATCAATGCTTATATGAAAAAAGAAAATATCGGATTTAATGACATGGTTCGAAAACTTGATATTAGCCCCTCAAAACTCTCTAAAATTAAAAAAGGAAAGGCGAATTTAACTCTTGCAAGTATTGCGCACATAGCGGCATTGCTAAAACAAAAGCCAGTTTTTTATTTTAAAAATGATATAGAAAATGATTTTCAAATCTACGAATCAAAGTATCACAGTAAATCTTCCGTTTAA
- the cueR gene encoding Cu(I)-responsive transcriptional regulator has product MSFFNIGEAAKKSGIHIKMIRYYEEQGLITKLKRSEAGYRLYQENDIQVLLFIKTARELGFSIIEIKKLLDLWKNKKRSSQDVKKIAQQHIEKLQSKMDELKSMLNTLENLVNCCQGNDRPECPILEKLSRIYNI; this is encoded by the coding sequence ATGTCTTTTTTTAATATTGGTGAAGCTGCAAAGAAAAGTGGGATTCATATTAAGATGATTCGTTATTATGAAGAACAAGGATTAATAACAAAATTAAAAAGATCTGAGGCTGGTTATCGTTTATATCAAGAAAATGATATTCAAGTTTTATTGTTTATCAAAACAGCACGTGAGTTAGGTTTTTCAATAATTGAAATAAAAAAACTTTTAGATTTATGGAAAAATAAAAAAAGAAGTAGTCAAGACGTAAAAAAGATAGCCCAACAACATATTGAAAAATTACAAAGTAAAATGGATGAACTAAAATCTATGTTAAATACATTAGAAAATTTAGTTAATTGTTGCCAAGGAAATGATAGACCAGAGTGTCCAATATTAGAGAAGTTAAGCAGAATTTATAATATATGA